A section of the Natronolimnobius sp. AArcel1 genome encodes:
- a CDS encoding CaiB/BaiF CoA-transferase family protein — translation MTDTDKILDGVTVLDLSTFVTGGFCSAMLANQGAEVIKVEQPGYGDAIRHSGPPFINGESPYYWTVNYGKQSIELDLKNPHAKDALYDLAADADVFIQNYRPGTAERLDIDYETITSHNEDIIYLAISAFGQTGPWRERSGYDLLIQGMSGIMSVTGEADRQPVKVGLPITDLITSMWAGFGAMSALYRREQTGEGEYIDLGMLESTLPWLTKQAGQVFADREPTRMGTKDPVLAPYQTFETKDSYINICILNEKLWMELCEVLERPDLPADKRFETNADRVDHLEELEAEIEATLADRTTDEWIEIIAEEGGVPAGPVYSVDEALTNPQIEAREAVTEIEHPELGTVPVIEHPLKFDGVESGFESAPPLLGEHNRAVFRDRGYSEAELDELEAAGVFGSTNEDET, via the coding sequence ATGACAGACACAGACAAAATACTCGATGGCGTAACGGTGCTTGACCTCTCAACGTTCGTGACTGGGGGGTTCTGTTCCGCGATGCTCGCGAATCAGGGTGCAGAGGTTATCAAAGTCGAACAACCGGGATACGGAGACGCAATTCGTCATTCCGGCCCGCCGTTTATCAACGGTGAATCGCCGTACTACTGGACGGTCAACTACGGCAAGCAAAGCATCGAACTCGATCTAAAGAATCCACACGCAAAGGACGCGCTGTACGACCTTGCTGCAGATGCAGATGTCTTCATTCAGAACTACCGACCGGGAACAGCCGAACGCCTGGATATTGATTACGAGACGATCACGTCGCACAACGAGGACATCATCTACCTCGCCATCTCGGCGTTCGGGCAAACTGGTCCGTGGCGAGAGCGATCTGGCTACGACCTTCTTATTCAGGGAATGAGCGGGATCATGAGTGTTACAGGCGAGGCTGATCGACAACCCGTCAAAGTTGGTCTGCCGATCACGGACCTCATTACGTCGATGTGGGCCGGGTTCGGTGCGATGAGCGCGCTCTATCGTCGCGAACAAACAGGCGAGGGAGAGTACATCGACCTCGGCATGCTCGAGTCCACACTCCCGTGGCTGACGAAACAGGCGGGACAGGTCTTCGCTGATAGGGAGCCAACGCGTATGGGAACCAAAGATCCCGTGCTTGCACCGTACCAGACGTTCGAGACCAAAGACAGCTACATCAACATCTGCATTCTGAACGAAAAGCTCTGGATGGAACTGTGTGAAGTACTCGAGCGACCGGATCTGCCCGCTGATAAGCGTTTTGAGACGAACGCTGACCGCGTCGACCATCTCGAGGAACTCGAAGCAGAAATCGAAGCGACGCTGGCTGATCGAACAACGGATGAGTGGATCGAGATTATCGCTGAAGAGGGTGGCGTACCGGCTGGCCCTGTTTACAGCGTTGATGAGGCGCTGACGAACCCACAGATCGAAGCCCGAGAGGCCGTCACCGAAATCGAACATCCTGAACTCGGTACGGTTCCGGTGATCGAACATCCGCTGAAGTTCGATGGGGTCGAGAGCGGCTTCGAGTCGGCACCGCCGTTGCTCGGCGAGCACAACCGCGCGGTGTTTCGTGACCGCGGCTACTCAGAGGCAGAACTTGATGAGTTAGAAGCTGCAGGCGTCTTCGGCTCAACGAACGAGGACGAGACGTAA
- a CDS encoding IclR family transcriptional regulator: MVNKIDSTVKTTETSFLLVRTIRNRGGATIEELSRELGLSESTVHRHLVTLRNHDYVVQEGEQYQIGLGFLTMGGYAQRRVTAYPKIKAKVDELAANTGERAQFIVEEHGQRVYLYTEVGESAVQTGAHVGKRGAIYTSAAGKAILANLPDQRIEAIIEEHGLAEGTSDSISTKADLYDELATIREQGYAFNQQETTEGVNAVGAAVLDSDGSVVGSLSVSGPANRIKDDWLTEDLLEQVLGAVNELELDIKHSV, encoded by the coding sequence ATGGTAAACAAAATCGACTCAACGGTCAAAACGACGGAAACGTCGTTTCTGCTCGTCAGGACCATCCGTAATCGTGGGGGTGCAACAATTGAGGAACTCTCGAGAGAACTTGGGCTCTCCGAGAGTACGGTCCATCGCCATCTTGTTACCCTCCGAAATCACGACTACGTCGTTCAGGAGGGAGAACAGTACCAGATCGGTCTTGGGTTCCTCACGATGGGAGGCTATGCTCAACGGCGAGTGACAGCATATCCAAAAATCAAAGCAAAGGTCGACGAACTCGCAGCGAACACCGGCGAGCGAGCCCAATTCATCGTCGAAGAGCACGGCCAGCGAGTCTATCTGTATACCGAAGTTGGCGAGAGCGCAGTCCAAACCGGCGCACACGTCGGCAAGCGTGGCGCAATCTACACCAGCGCAGCGGGGAAAGCAATTCTTGCGAACCTACCAGATCAGCGTATCGAGGCGATCATCGAGGAACACGGCCTCGCGGAGGGAACCAGCGACAGTATCTCAACCAAGGCCGACCTCTACGACGAGTTGGCCACAATCCGCGAACAGGGCTATGCGTTCAATCAACAGGAAACGACCGAAGGCGTCAACGCCGTCGGTGCAGCTGTTCTCGACTCCGATGGCTCAGTCGTCGGTTCCCTGAGCGTCTCTGGCCCGGCAAACCGAATTAAAGACGACTGGCTTACCGAGGATTTGCTCGAGCAGGTCCTCGGCGCGGTGAACGAGCTGGAACTGGATATCAAACACTCTGTCTGA
- a CDS encoding pyridoxamine 5'-phosphate oxidase family protein, with protein sequence MEGLRWTSLPREERIDFLDTGGTGVLSFATDSGEPPASLPVSYGFYDSDETFYFRLSFPPGTSKREFLDNPVSFVTYRDTADGWRSVVATGTLEELATAHPESVAVQGMWAIDIPTVEIFDRPRDEVEFHDFRLDPDRVTGRKSVPE encoded by the coding sequence ATGGAGGGACTCCGTTGGACCAGCCTGCCCCGTGAGGAGCGAATAGACTTTCTGGATACTGGCGGCACCGGCGTGCTCTCGTTTGCGACCGATTCGGGGGAGCCACCTGCCTCACTTCCAGTGTCGTATGGCTTTTACGACAGTGATGAGACGTTTTACTTTCGGCTCTCGTTCCCACCTGGCACATCAAAACGAGAGTTTCTCGACAATCCTGTCTCCTTTGTCACCTACCGTGACACGGCCGATGGCTGGCGAAGCGTCGTCGCGACAGGAACGCTCGAGGAGTTAGCAACAGCCCATCCTGAGTCGGTTGCCGTGCAGGGAATGTGGGCGATCGACATCCCAACTGTCGAAATTTTCGACCGCCCGCGCGATGAGGTTGAGTTTCATGACTTCCGACTCGACCCAGATCGGGTTACAGGCCGAAAGAGCGTTCCCGAGTGA
- a CDS encoding glycosyltransferase: MAVIDHVTAFTDTYFPAINGVTYTIDLWRSRWTDRYGRMDVVYPRSPTHQPRDGELPIPSVPIPTERSQRLGAPVVPNSVSDPEIVHVHTPFTLGMAGVRFARQCSVPVVASYHTVLADRLEQYVPHSPFTAWAEDACRRYERRFYDTVDLITVPSVDARRRLRSEIDPSPPIEIVSNGIDTALFRPIDPALFRAEYGINEETTVIGYSGRHSPEKHLDELVDAAAAMDLTAIIAGDGPSRPELEERAQRLECDVIFPGFLDRELLPALYSTLDVFVFPGRIETQGLVALEANACGTPVVAVDAGALSHTVLEGETGYHYPPGNIDALCDALERVQSEQQRLRNLCLRRREMVSVEHSLEHLRALYHKQVTDTARHDSTSVHSHF; this comes from the coding sequence GTGGCAGTGATCGACCACGTCACGGCATTCACGGACACGTACTTTCCCGCCATCAACGGCGTTACGTACACGATTGACCTCTGGCGCTCACGTTGGACCGACCGCTACGGCCGAATGGATGTCGTTTATCCTCGCTCGCCAACTCACCAGCCTCGAGACGGTGAACTGCCGATTCCGAGTGTGCCGATTCCAACCGAGCGGAGCCAACGCCTCGGCGCGCCGGTGGTTCCCAACAGCGTCTCAGATCCCGAGATCGTTCACGTTCACACACCGTTCACGCTCGGGATGGCCGGCGTTCGGTTTGCCAGACAGTGTTCGGTCCCAGTCGTTGCCTCCTACCATACTGTGCTTGCCGACCGACTCGAGCAGTACGTTCCACACTCACCGTTTACTGCGTGGGCTGAAGATGCGTGTCGCCGTTATGAGCGTCGATTTTACGATACCGTCGATCTGATTACGGTCCCTTCTGTGGATGCCCGACGCCGCCTCAGGTCTGAAATTGATCCCAGCCCGCCAATCGAAATCGTTTCGAACGGCATCGATACGGCGTTGTTTCGTCCGATCGACCCGGCACTGTTTCGAGCCGAGTACGGAATCAACGAGGAGACCACAGTAATTGGCTATTCTGGACGCCATAGTCCGGAAAAACACCTCGATGAACTCGTCGATGCTGCGGCAGCGATGGACCTCACAGCCATTATCGCCGGCGACGGCCCATCACGTCCCGAACTCGAAGAACGTGCACAGCGCCTCGAGTGTGACGTGATTTTTCCCGGCTTTCTCGACAGAGAACTGCTGCCGGCGCTTTATTCTACACTCGACGTGTTCGTCTTTCCAGGGAGAATCGAGACACAGGGACTCGTTGCCCTCGAGGCAAACGCCTGCGGAACGCCAGTCGTCGCTGTTGATGCCGGTGCACTATCACACACCGTTCTAGAGGGTGAAACCGGCTATCATTACCCACCTGGAAATATCGATGCGCTGTGTGACGCACTCGAGCGAGTCCAGTCCGAGCAACAGCGATTGCGAAATCTCTGTCTCCGCCGTCGCGAAATGGTGTCCGTTGAGCACTCTCTTGAACACCTTCGCGCGCTGTATCACAAGCAAGTGACCGACACGGCTCGACACGATTCGACATCAGTACACAGTCATTTCTGA
- a CDS encoding universal stress protein produces MSKHILVPVDGSPLSRQALEIACEEYDDGKITALHVIDPTEPGYSVYGVDQEPTTTPRQGSDSWYENAHAYAAELFEELSAVAATAGVSLETVTTVGRPDRDILTYTADNDVDQIMLGSHSRDEESPLLLGTITEAVVFRSPVRVSVIR; encoded by the coding sequence ATGTCCAAACACATTCTCGTCCCCGTCGATGGGTCACCGCTCTCGAGACAGGCACTCGAGATTGCCTGCGAAGAGTACGATGATGGGAAAATTACTGCGCTGCACGTGATCGATCCAACTGAACCCGGATACAGCGTCTACGGTGTGGATCAAGAGCCCACCACCACACCCCGACAAGGATCTGATAGCTGGTACGAAAACGCACATGCTTACGCAGCGGAGCTATTCGAGGAGTTGTCGGCTGTCGCAGCAACCGCTGGTGTGTCGCTCGAGACAGTCACGACAGTCGGGCGGCCAGATCGGGACATACTCACGTACACGGCTGACAACGACGTTGACCAGATCATGCTGGGCAGCCACAGCCGCGATGAGGAGTCCCCGCTCCTACTCGGGACGATCACAGAAGCGGTTGTGTTTCGATCACCAGTTCGGGTATCCGTCATTCGGTAG
- a CDS encoding plastocyanin/azurin family copper-binding protein, whose product MNAVHGLSRRQMLNLGKGVVLLTLVAGCADEGPAEQDDGEETDDTEPDGALEPDTRILFDAQTPGWVGIEPDTIADEENPTITLQAGEQYEIGWFEGDGATHNIELVDEDDEVVDDYQTDDAEEGGDDQLIHFDATDEIAQYVCRPHETTMRGDIQLED is encoded by the coding sequence ATGAACGCTGTGCATGGATTATCTCGTCGGCAGATGCTCAATCTTGGGAAAGGTGTAGTACTGCTGACGCTCGTTGCGGGCTGTGCAGATGAAGGCCCGGCAGAGCAAGATGATGGAGAAGAGACGGACGACACCGAACCAGATGGTGCACTCGAGCCCGATACACGAATCCTCTTTGACGCACAGACACCGGGCTGGGTCGGCATCGAACCCGACACAATCGCTGACGAAGAAAATCCCACAATCACGCTGCAAGCAGGTGAACAGTACGAAATCGGCTGGTTCGAAGGTGATGGCGCAACGCACAATATCGAACTCGTCGACGAAGACGACGAGGTTGTCGACGACTACCAGACCGACGATGCGGAAGAAGGTGGAGACGACCAACTCATCCACTTCGACGCGACCGACGAAATCGCCCAGTACGTCTGTCGCCCACACGAGACCACGATGCGCGGCGATATCCAACTCGAGGATTGA
- a CDS encoding universal stress protein, with translation MANQILVPFDGSPQAQEALEYSFETFPSATVTALYVVTVPEGYWAAFGSDETITPAIGRATENGETILEDALALAEAVDHDLETDLVIGEAHNEIIAYADEGAYDTIVMGSHGRDGISRILLGSIAEAVVRRAPVPVVVVR, from the coding sequence ATGGCCAACCAGATTCTTGTGCCGTTCGACGGCTCACCACAAGCGCAAGAGGCACTCGAGTACAGTTTCGAAACGTTTCCCTCGGCGACAGTGACGGCACTGTACGTCGTTACAGTTCCTGAGGGATACTGGGCCGCATTTGGGAGTGACGAGACGATCACGCCAGCAATCGGAAGAGCCACGGAAAACGGCGAAACGATTCTCGAGGATGCATTGGCACTCGCTGAGGCCGTAGACCACGACCTCGAGACAGACCTTGTCATCGGCGAAGCCCACAACGAGATCATTGCCTACGCCGACGAGGGAGCGTACGATACGATTGTCATGGGTAGCCACGGTCGAGACGGAATTTCTCGAATTCTTCTTGGAAGCATTGCTGAAGCTGTCGTTCGACGTGCCCCTGTGCCGGTCGTTGTCGTCCGCTAG
- a CDS encoding universal stress protein, which produces MADRVLVPYDSSPLADDALEFALERFPDASITALYVIEIPERHLTLLAGPELQLPITDRARSYAADILEDATDVAGAYGRKVETQIETGKPDRRIVALATDKPYDVIVLGSHGRTGLSRVVLGSVAEAVVRRAPVPVVVVR; this is translated from the coding sequence ATGGCCGACCGTGTCCTCGTTCCATACGATAGCTCGCCGCTTGCAGACGACGCTCTCGAGTTCGCTCTCGAGCGGTTTCCAGACGCATCGATTACGGCGCTCTACGTAATTGAGATTCCGGAGCGACATCTGACGCTGCTTGCGGGGCCGGAACTTCAACTTCCGATCACGGATCGAGCGCGTTCGTACGCAGCAGATATCCTTGAGGACGCAACCGATGTGGCTGGGGCCTACGGCCGGAAGGTCGAGACACAGATCGAAACTGGAAAACCAGATCGCCGTATCGTGGCGCTGGCAACGGACAAACCGTATGACGTGATCGTTCTCGGGAGCCACGGGCGGACAGGACTCTCTCGAGTCGTTCTCGGGAGTGTTGCTGAAGCTGTTGTTCGCCGTGCCCCTGTGCCAGTCGTTGTCGTTCGATGA
- a CDS encoding pyridoxamine 5'-phosphate oxidase family protein, which produces MVERLSRTTIDTILSDTGTGILSLTNGTETYALPHSVGYDGDYLYFQFVAADDSKKMRFIDTTEIATVTVFTETPSESVVARGPLEEVPPDKHPHAAKAVAENATMPTFDIHPEKPLRELSMEFYRLEPVEITGQRFGHV; this is translated from the coding sequence ATGGTTGAGCGACTGAGTCGGACTACAATAGACACTATTCTATCAGACACCGGAACTGGTATCTTGTCGTTGACGAACGGAACAGAAACATACGCGCTTCCACACTCAGTGGGCTATGACGGTGACTATCTCTACTTCCAGTTTGTCGCTGCTGACGATAGTAAGAAAATGCGATTCATCGATACAACTGAAATCGCTACCGTCACAGTGTTTACCGAAACCCCATCAGAAAGCGTCGTTGCCCGTGGCCCTCTTGAAGAGGTCCCACCCGACAAACACCCACATGCGGCAAAAGCGGTTGCTGAAAATGCAACGATGCCAACATTCGATATCCACCCGGAAAAACCGCTTCGGGAGTTGTCGATGGAATTCTATCGACTCGAGCCAGTAGAGATCACCGGACAGCGATTTGGTCATGTGTAG
- a CDS encoding DUF2214 domain-containing protein: MVVSQQLLVRTIHVLAAAGLFGGSSALWAVFWAQHGATVRLLIRFEVAFWILLSGLVFTGLGNLGWFGVPHAETTAGTLLVAKFLIVLCLVFGSIVRSFCVVRLSRATVTETNASVLRWCYALTGITAGVLIVLAGVLVHG, from the coding sequence ATGGTCGTCTCCCAGCAGTTGCTCGTTCGAACAATTCATGTGCTGGCTGCGGCCGGATTGTTCGGTGGCTCGAGTGCTCTCTGGGCCGTGTTCTGGGCACAACACGGAGCCACTGTTCGACTGCTAATCCGATTCGAAGTTGCGTTCTGGATTCTGCTGTCAGGACTCGTCTTCACGGGGCTTGGAAACCTGGGTTGGTTTGGAGTTCCACACGCAGAAACAACAGCTGGGACACTCCTAGTGGCCAAGTTTCTCATCGTGCTCTGTCTGGTGTTTGGCTCCATTGTTCGCTCGTTCTGTGTCGTTCGACTCTCGAGGGCAACTGTGACGGAAACGAATGCGTCGGTTCTGCGGTGGTGCTATGCACTAACAGGAATCACAGCAGGCGTACTAATCGTTCTTGCGGGGGTGCTTGTCCATGGATAA
- a CDS encoding cytochrome-c peroxidase — protein sequence MGRRRHWILLTVLISVLLLIGVGAVNAQDANETDELPVEPPTDESHPGYEYIQQEDDTEEKIALGEQLYFDPRISETGTISCNTCHNVMEGGDDSRPVAMGVHGETGPVSSPTVWNSGFHHTQFWDGRADTLAEQAEGPIVADVEMGMPDHEAALDRVRAVDDYVEQYDDVYGDDVDVDDPEELVNLEHTTDAIAAYERTLVTPNSSYDQYVEGDADALDDQQLAGMESFQELGCQSCHSGPMFSGQWDEPESGEGVYQAHPVHEDNAECEQYIDEYDLMDHPGRMDVTDDEADEFMYKVPTLRNVEHTAPYMHTGQVPDLEESIRVMSACNLDEDPSDEEVEDIAAFLTSLTGEYPDQEMPRLPNPSGESMVPMDADTEFEDIEEERDDGTDEEGDDDIPGLTLGTAVIAFAIATAAVLIGYSRRLNE from the coding sequence ATGGGTAGAAGACGACACTGGATACTGCTGACCGTACTTATCAGTGTCCTGTTACTCATTGGTGTGGGTGCTGTGAATGCCCAAGATGCCAACGAGACGGATGAGTTGCCGGTCGAGCCACCGACCGACGAGTCCCATCCGGGATACGAGTACATCCAGCAGGAAGACGATACGGAAGAGAAGATAGCGCTTGGTGAACAACTGTATTTTGACCCACGAATTTCGGAGACAGGGACAATTTCGTGTAACACCTGCCACAACGTGATGGAGGGTGGCGATGACAGTCGCCCTGTTGCGATGGGTGTCCACGGTGAGACTGGACCGGTTTCCTCACCAACTGTCTGGAACTCCGGATTCCACCACACGCAATTCTGGGATGGTCGTGCCGACACGTTAGCCGAACAGGCTGAAGGGCCGATCGTTGCAGATGTTGAAATGGGGATGCCTGATCACGAGGCTGCACTTGATCGGGTCCGCGCCGTTGATGACTACGTCGAACAGTACGACGACGTCTACGGGGACGATGTCGACGTTGACGACCCCGAAGAACTCGTCAACCTAGAACACACGACCGATGCAATCGCGGCCTACGAGCGAACGCTCGTCACGCCGAACAGTTCCTACGACCAGTACGTCGAAGGGGATGCTGATGCACTCGACGACCAACAACTGGCTGGTATGGAGTCGTTCCAAGAACTCGGCTGTCAGAGCTGTCACTCTGGACCGATGTTCAGCGGTCAGTGGGATGAACCAGAATCGGGAGAGGGCGTCTACCAGGCACACCCTGTCCACGAGGACAACGCTGAGTGTGAGCAGTACATCGACGAGTACGACTTGATGGACCACCCGGGTCGCATGGACGTCACTGACGACGAAGCTGATGAGTTCATGTATAAGGTGCCAACGCTCCGTAACGTCGAGCATACGGCACCGTACATGCACACCGGACAGGTTCCTGACCTCGAGGAATCCATCCGTGTGATGTCGGCATGTAACCTCGATGAGGATCCATCGGATGAAGAAGTTGAGGACATCGCTGCGTTCCTCACCAGCCTGACCGGCGAGTACCCCGACCAGGAGATGCCACGACTGCCGAACCCAAGTGGCGAGTCGATGGTCCCAATGGATGCTGACACCGAGTTCGAAGACATCGAAGAAGAGCGAGACGACGGCACTGACGAGGAAGGAGACGACGACATTCCCGGACTGACGCTTGGAACCGCAGTGATTGCCTTTGCAATCGCCACAGCAGCAGTCCTGATCGGATACAGTCGCAGACTCAACGAGTAA